Proteins encoded within one genomic window of Streptomyces sp. NBC_01237:
- a CDS encoding SDR family oxidoreductase translates to MTSTDNLRGRVALVTGAAKSLGADIVRRLAGNGAHVIVNYFHSVEQAKQLRAELEQAGHSCEFIRASVAKTSEIDRMFDLVEERHGRLDILINNAAGGAFLPLFGIDDTYWQRAWSTNVMAAYHCSRRAAELMAGREGASILCLSSVGAHQPVPGYGPGGVTKAALESLVRYLALELVGRGIRVNTVLLGSVASEIVVNLDAPDVALGDPAGTSELMRRTLSTPEAARLIVHLLHEDTGFITGQTIVADGGISIGGMQGMRLHSRLADQVSTPAPRQPFPPAVVMTPEAGRPAPEQPAAVHHAPAPTPTPVPVPASAPVPSLERVPASTPVPAPPTTAPAPAPEPAPDREAETDPGAVAVVGLGLTLPGANNTAEFWDRLREGVLLSSEPSAFDLKHFWAPTREETDAFYVREAGYLHTFVPDPASITEPDGNVGHPGWPRTTRWLRHCAVQALAGVARRPEDRWLAATTGIHDQTGLGPQGVVLGDEYRRMVREAIPADRDGDWLAELADHAISAHYGGDGGSPQAYLPASVSRDALRGLIPADSQHLTLDSACASGLFTLDAAVKALREGSCDVALAGGTAVVEPIGFTLFCRAQGISMSGRVRPFDRAADGTLIGEGAVMLALKSYARAVADGDRVLGVIRGTGLAADGRGKGIHAPATRGQQLAIARAWADAGVEADDVDWIVAHGTGTPVGDEIELRSLLSRLGPRKRACLLTSNKQVFGHTGVLAGLVSVAHALVALERGAVPGQPVVTDPHALLGDGTRLTVPVKDAPWPADDARPRVVGVSSFGLGGADAHVVLSDRVPRAVPAQRRGGDRSADTEDLVVVGWNTHLPGLDPAQVPAWLRGDGPLPEAGFGTPYPLPSPRDVRIPPLTMRHMDAAHLMMLQVLGPLLDRLGEPGTRLRPTTAVLVGSTLPTTHNTRAALRVHARECATTFDILPDPAQAQTLKNYLAKGMEEAKGVIPGDLNEDDFTGAVSCILSGRAANYYDFQAMGTSVYSHRDSAHTAVDLALRQLRHRACDLALVGAVCLRPISGWDRHLTGLVPQGRSIAEGAAVLAVTRLSTALEHSLPVLGTLSTAAGEAGPGPSATPAHSLRAVADAGHTYLSLDALLTVLEAVVTGTDTVVTPAAAGSPPIRFTRPPADPEHHSPAGEESAQDAHPGREHTAPDPATSPEHTTPDRTTSPDLPATVRTGPEPAAPDLTTPPELTTTDRGGPERTEDVLGRRQTFRLVPTPPPTGDPDAPSIPPGTVVITDAPDLAAAAGGPDIAVWSPRPGLEAAAHVPPEAAPEALTGLPFVPRHIRVLSRLPVLHDGDDHACDEAEATRMEDLQDLTFTTLQAALPALRTGGSVSALLLGAVPDDLPPPLSALFTGLVRSVRAEVPQCGGVTLLSDTADPTTALDQLARAGTAQVPTRTLAWRGGSWLTLAVADDPAPTAPADHLPLPPGAVVVAFGGARGITPELLHAVARTGDRPHMYLVGRTPLPDTDDALPPQAEFITAERRRRPGASVGELRAAYEKAQARLEVRRTVRRLAELCGPDRVHHRVCDILDAERTTAVLGEILDRHGRIDLLVNTVLDLRSRALHAKTLTDFRAVRATKATGYRNLKRALAGRPPLIWCNFSTLATLAPAPGDIDYCAVNEYLAYASAWAQRHGPDGHHETAILWSGWREVGVASSVTMRETLKRNRMDAYVSTAQGCAQFLSAVTRPPANGVAFFIREEERVLLARRGISTWGSSGELRIPAPDAPPPAPPDPALASPLLDGVLHRGKNWAVFTKTWDPRTLAERDGRWMRHHRVNGEYTLPGTFALEAAAGAASTLCPGLQVTGFRALVCRTSITVRLAGPPRTVAVEARVTSRERDRAEVAVRMTAHRIGKNGKVLRFNDLLCETTVVLADRFPDLAGPPDCSSHEPEPGFAMPVYSPDPPISLTGPFAGTSDYARGPDGNSARFSLDHTAWAPVLAGTTVPAILLDAMVHLLLLPPRGDHPPLVGPMAGLDEVDLRGPGNDCRLSAENPAIRLHCDFATGTLTAVTGHGRVLARITGVSAHALDHSGELVRPRARVPQSPLS, encoded by the coding sequence ATGACCTCCACCGACAACCTGCGAGGCCGGGTCGCCCTCGTGACCGGGGCCGCGAAGAGCCTCGGCGCGGACATCGTTCGCCGGCTGGCGGGGAACGGCGCCCATGTGATCGTCAACTACTTCCACTCGGTCGAGCAGGCGAAGCAGCTGCGGGCGGAGCTGGAACAGGCCGGTCACAGCTGCGAGTTCATCCGCGCCTCGGTGGCCAAGACCAGCGAGATCGACCGGATGTTCGACCTGGTCGAGGAGCGGCACGGCCGTCTGGACATTCTGATCAACAACGCCGCGGGCGGAGCGTTCCTGCCACTGTTCGGCATCGACGACACCTATTGGCAACGGGCGTGGTCGACCAATGTGATGGCGGCGTACCACTGTTCGCGCCGCGCGGCCGAGCTGATGGCGGGGCGAGAGGGCGCGAGCATCCTCTGTCTGTCCAGTGTCGGGGCGCACCAGCCGGTTCCGGGGTACGGCCCCGGCGGCGTCACCAAGGCGGCCCTGGAGTCGCTGGTCCGCTACCTGGCGCTTGAGCTGGTGGGCCGTGGCATCCGGGTCAACACGGTGCTGCTCGGGTCCGTCGCCAGCGAGATCGTCGTCAATCTCGACGCCCCGGACGTGGCGCTCGGCGACCCGGCCGGGACCAGCGAGCTGATGCGCCGTACCCTCTCGACGCCGGAGGCCGCCAGGTTGATCGTCCACCTCCTGCACGAGGACACCGGCTTCATCACCGGGCAGACCATCGTCGCCGACGGCGGCATCAGCATCGGCGGGATGCAGGGGATGCGGCTGCACAGCAGGCTGGCCGACCAGGTGAGTACGCCCGCCCCGCGCCAACCGTTCCCGCCCGCGGTGGTGATGACACCCGAGGCGGGAAGGCCCGCCCCCGAACAGCCGGCGGCTGTCCACCACGCGCCTGCACCCACACCTACGCCTGTGCCTGTGCCTGCCTCCGCACCTGTACCTTCGCTTGAACGTGTACCTGCTTCCACCCCCGTACCTGCGCCACCCACGACCGCTCCGGCTCCTGCACCGGAGCCGGCTCCGGATCGAGAGGCGGAGACGGACCCCGGAGCCGTCGCGGTCGTCGGCCTCGGCCTGACCCTGCCCGGCGCGAACAACACGGCGGAGTTCTGGGACCGGCTGCGGGAGGGTGTCCTGCTCTCCAGCGAGCCGTCCGCCTTCGACCTGAAGCACTTCTGGGCGCCCACCCGGGAGGAGACCGACGCCTTCTACGTCCGCGAGGCCGGGTACCTCCACACCTTCGTCCCCGATCCCGCCTCGATCACCGAACCGGACGGGAACGTCGGCCACCCCGGATGGCCGCGGACCACTCGCTGGCTGCGACACTGCGCCGTCCAGGCCCTCGCAGGGGTGGCCCGGCGTCCGGAGGACCGGTGGCTGGCCGCGACCACGGGTATCCACGACCAGACGGGGCTCGGCCCCCAGGGCGTGGTGCTGGGTGACGAGTACCGGCGCATGGTGCGCGAGGCGATCCCCGCGGACCGGGACGGCGACTGGCTGGCCGAGCTGGCCGACCACGCGATCAGCGCGCACTACGGAGGCGACGGCGGGAGCCCGCAGGCCTACCTGCCCGCGTCCGTCTCCCGCGACGCGTTGCGCGGGCTGATCCCCGCCGACTCGCAGCACCTGACTCTCGACTCGGCCTGCGCCAGCGGACTGTTCACCCTGGACGCGGCGGTCAAGGCACTGCGCGAGGGCTCCTGCGACGTGGCGCTGGCCGGCGGCACCGCGGTGGTCGAACCGATCGGGTTCACCCTCTTCTGCCGGGCCCAGGGCATCTCGATGAGCGGCAGGGTGCGTCCCTTCGACCGGGCGGCCGACGGGACCCTCATCGGTGAGGGCGCCGTCATGCTCGCCCTGAAGTCGTACGCGCGGGCCGTGGCCGACGGCGACCGGGTGCTCGGTGTCATCCGGGGCACCGGTCTCGCCGCCGACGGCCGGGGAAAGGGGATCCACGCCCCGGCCACCCGCGGGCAGCAGCTGGCGATCGCCCGTGCCTGGGCCGACGCGGGCGTCGAGGCAGACGACGTGGACTGGATCGTGGCACACGGCACCGGCACGCCGGTGGGCGATGAGATCGAACTGCGCTCGCTGCTCTCCCGGCTGGGGCCGCGGAAGCGGGCGTGCCTGCTGACGTCGAACAAGCAGGTCTTCGGGCACACCGGTGTGCTGGCGGGCCTGGTCTCGGTCGCGCACGCGCTGGTCGCTCTCGAACGCGGGGCGGTCCCCGGTCAGCCCGTGGTCACCGATCCGCACGCGCTGCTGGGTGACGGCACGCGGCTGACCGTACCGGTCAAGGACGCGCCCTGGCCGGCGGACGACGCACGACCGCGCGTGGTGGGGGTGTCGTCGTTCGGCCTCGGCGGAGCCGACGCGCACGTGGTCCTCTCCGACCGTGTGCCGCGGGCCGTGCCGGCTCAGAGGCGGGGCGGCGACCGGTCCGCCGACACGGAGGACCTGGTCGTCGTGGGCTGGAACACCCACCTGCCCGGCCTGGACCCCGCCCAGGTGCCCGCCTGGCTGCGCGGCGACGGCCCGCTCCCGGAGGCCGGTTTCGGTACGCCGTACCCCCTGCCCTCCCCACGTGACGTACGCATCCCGCCGCTGACGATGCGGCACATGGACGCCGCCCACCTGATGATGCTCCAGGTCCTCGGCCCGCTGCTGGACCGGCTCGGCGAGCCGGGCACCCGCCTGCGGCCCACCACGGCGGTGCTGGTGGGGTCGACGCTGCCGACCACGCACAACACCCGGGCCGCACTGCGGGTGCACGCCCGCGAGTGCGCCACCACGTTCGACATCCTGCCGGACCCGGCGCAGGCACAGACGCTGAAGAACTACCTCGCGAAGGGAATGGAGGAGGCCAAGGGGGTGATCCCCGGCGACCTGAACGAGGACGACTTCACCGGTGCGGTCTCCTGCATCCTGTCGGGCCGGGCCGCCAACTACTACGACTTCCAGGCCATGGGCACCAGTGTCTACTCCCACAGGGACTCCGCGCACACCGCGGTCGACCTGGCCCTGCGCCAGCTCAGGCACCGGGCCTGCGACCTCGCCCTCGTCGGCGCGGTCTGCCTGCGACCGATCAGCGGATGGGACCGCCACCTCACCGGTCTGGTGCCGCAGGGCCGGTCGATCGCGGAGGGTGCCGCCGTCCTGGCGGTCACTCGGCTCTCCACCGCCCTGGAGCACAGCCTGCCCGTCCTGGGCACGCTCTCCACCGCGGCCGGTGAAGCCGGCCCCGGGCCATCGGCAACGCCCGCGCACTCCCTTCGCGCGGTGGCCGACGCCGGACACACCTATCTGTCGCTGGACGCCCTGCTCACCGTCCTTGAGGCCGTCGTCACCGGAACGGACACCGTCGTGACGCCCGCAGCCGCCGGATCACCGCCGATCCGGTTCACCCGGCCCCCGGCCGACCCGGAGCACCACAGCCCGGCCGGGGAGGAGTCGGCACAGGATGCGCACCCCGGGCGGGAGCACACCGCGCCCGACCCGGCCACCTCGCCGGAACACACCACTCCCGACCGGACCACCTCGCCGGACCTTCCCGCGACCGTCCGGACGGGTCCGGAACCCGCCGCGCCCGACCTGACCACTCCGCCGGAACTCACCACGACCGACCGGGGCGGGCCGGAGCGCACCGAGGACGTCCTCGGCCGTCGCCAGACCTTCCGTCTCGTCCCGACTCCCCCACCGACGGGCGACCCTGACGCGCCGTCGATCCCGCCGGGCACCGTCGTCATCACCGACGCCCCGGACCTCGCCGCGGCGGCCGGCGGCCCGGACATCGCCGTCTGGTCACCGCGGCCGGGGCTCGAAGCCGCCGCCCATGTCCCGCCCGAGGCGGCGCCCGAGGCCCTGACCGGTCTGCCGTTCGTCCCGCGCCACATCCGGGTCCTGTCCCGGCTGCCCGTCCTCCACGACGGGGACGACCACGCGTGCGACGAGGCCGAGGCCACCCGGATGGAAGATCTCCAGGACCTCACGTTCACCACCCTCCAGGCGGCACTGCCCGCCCTGCGCACCGGCGGTTCCGTCAGCGCGCTCCTGCTCGGGGCGGTGCCGGACGACCTCCCGCCCCCGCTGAGCGCCCTGTTCACCGGCCTCGTCCGCTCCGTGCGGGCCGAGGTCCCGCAGTGCGGCGGGGTGACCCTGCTCAGCGACACGGCGGACCCCACGACCGCTCTGGACCAGTTGGCGAGGGCGGGCACCGCCCAGGTGCCGACGCGCACACTGGCCTGGCGCGGCGGCAGTTGGCTCACCCTCGCCGTCGCCGACGACCCGGCGCCGACGGCCCCGGCGGATCATCTCCCGCTGCCGCCCGGCGCGGTCGTGGTCGCCTTCGGCGGCGCACGGGGCATCACGCCCGAACTGCTCCACGCGGTCGCCCGTACCGGCGACCGGCCGCACATGTACCTCGTCGGCCGCACCCCGCTGCCGGACACCGACGACGCGCTGCCGCCGCAGGCCGAGTTCATCACCGCCGAACGCCGCCGACGCCCCGGGGCGTCGGTGGGCGAGCTGCGCGCGGCGTACGAGAAGGCCCAGGCGCGCCTGGAGGTACGCCGCACGGTGCGGCGGCTGGCGGAGCTGTGCGGACCGGACCGTGTCCACCACCGGGTGTGCGACATCCTGGACGCCGAGCGCACCACCGCCGTCCTCGGCGAGATCCTCGACCGGCACGGCCGGATCGACCTGCTCGTCAACACGGTCCTCGACCTGCGTTCGCGTGCGCTGCACGCCAAGACCCTGACCGATTTCCGGGCGGTACGGGCCACCAAGGCGACCGGCTACCGCAACCTCAAACGGGCGCTGGCCGGGCGTCCGCCCCTGATCTGGTGCAACTTCAGCACCCTGGCGACGCTCGCTCCCGCGCCCGGTGACATCGACTACTGCGCCGTCAACGAGTACCTGGCGTACGCGAGCGCGTGGGCACAGCGGCACGGACCGGACGGCCACCACGAGACGGCGATCCTCTGGAGCGGCTGGCGGGAGGTCGGCGTCGCCAGCAGCGTCACCATGCGGGAGACCCTCAAACGCAACCGGATGGACGCCTACGTCAGCACCGCGCAGGGATGCGCGCAGTTCCTCTCCGCAGTGACCCGGCCACCGGCCAACGGGGTGGCGTTCTTCATCCGGGAGGAGGAACGCGTCCTGCTGGCCCGGCGCGGGATCAGCACCTGGGGTTCCTCCGGCGAGCTGCGGATCCCCGCCCCGGACGCGCCACCGCCCGCCCCGCCGGATCCGGCGCTGGCCTCGCCGCTGCTCGACGGTGTCCTGCACCGCGGCAAGAACTGGGCCGTCTTCACCAAGACCTGGGATCCGCGCACGCTGGCCGAGCGGGACGGGCGGTGGATGCGCCACCACCGGGTCAACGGTGAGTACACGCTGCCCGGCACGTTCGCCCTGGAGGCCGCGGCCGGCGCGGCATCGACGCTCTGCCCCGGCCTCCAGGTCACCGGGTTCCGCGCTCTCGTCTGCCGGACGTCGATCACGGTCAGGCTCGCCGGGCCGCCGCGCACCGTCGCGGTGGAGGCCCGGGTCACGAGCCGCGAGCGCGACCGGGCCGAGGTGGCCGTCAGGATGACGGCGCACCGGATCGGCAAGAACGGCAAGGTGCTGCGCTTCAACGACCTGTTGTGCGAGACGACGGTCGTGCTGGCGGATCGCTTCCCCGATCTCGCCGGCCCTCCCGACTGCTCGTCCCACGAACCCGAACCCGGTTTCGCGATGCCGGTCTACTCCCCCGATCCGCCGATCTCGCTCACCGGTCCGTTCGCCGGGACCAGCGACTACGCCCGCGGGCCGGACGGGAACAGCGCCCGGTTCAGCCTGGACCACACCGCCTGGGCTCCGGTCCTGGCCGGGACGACCGTACCGGCGATCCTGCTGGACGCGATGGTGCATCTGTTGCTGCTGCCGCCGCGCGGTGACCACCCGCCTCTGGTCGGCCCGATGGCCGGCCTCGACGAGGTCGACCTCAGGGGGCCGGGCAACGACTGCCGGCTCAGCGCGGAGAACCCGGCCATCCGGCTGCACTGCGACTTCGCCACCGGGACCCTGACCGCCGTGACCGGTCACGGCCGGGTACTGGCCCGGATCACCGGGGTCAGCGCCCACGCCCTGGACCACAGCGGAGAACTGGTCCGGCCGCGCGCCCGCGTTCCGCAGTCGCCCCTTTCGTGA
- a CDS encoding 3-oxoacyl-[acyl-carrier-protein] synthase III C-terminal domain-containing protein — translation MLWQNIAIAGTGAWVPPVRAGHEPWDRAATEQPSLAALNGFTSAAVSTDSTATQMAARAGLKALRHADVAGADLSLLVHANFQDGDHYTPAPYLLRVLGGPDTNGIELGAASDGGAAALVVAAEHLTARPDAKAALVTAAGRFPEERWGHSQEMNYVPGDAGAAAVLTRGTGFARLVATAHATEPQLEMLTRARTGPVGADRSFPIEETGFMPHIDALQRSTRRCIETVLEETGVRPADISHVVSIAIGSVVLDLVLAGSPLNVRSGETAWTFGRHLGHAGPCDVLLALDRLFRSGTLRAGERILVVSFGVGFRWTSALLEVTHDHAAAVPAGRSTKE, via the coding sequence GTGTTGTGGCAGAACATCGCGATCGCCGGTACCGGCGCATGGGTACCACCCGTCAGAGCCGGGCACGAACCGTGGGACCGGGCGGCCACCGAGCAGCCCTCCCTGGCGGCGCTCAACGGATTCACCTCGGCCGCCGTCTCGACGGACAGCACGGCGACGCAGATGGCGGCCCGCGCCGGCCTCAAGGCGCTGCGCCACGCGGACGTCGCCGGCGCCGATCTGAGCCTGCTCGTGCACGCCAACTTCCAGGACGGGGACCACTACACGCCCGCGCCGTACCTGCTGCGGGTGCTCGGGGGGCCGGACACCAACGGGATCGAGCTCGGGGCCGCCAGCGACGGCGGGGCTGCGGCGCTCGTCGTCGCGGCCGAGCACCTCACCGCCAGGCCGGACGCGAAAGCCGCGCTGGTCACGGCCGCCGGTCGGTTCCCGGAGGAGCGATGGGGCCATTCCCAGGAGATGAACTACGTGCCCGGTGACGCCGGCGCCGCCGCCGTCCTCACCCGGGGAACGGGCTTCGCCCGCCTGGTGGCGACCGCCCACGCCACGGAGCCGCAACTGGAAATGCTCACCCGGGCCAGGACGGGGCCCGTCGGGGCCGACCGGTCGTTCCCCATCGAGGAGACCGGGTTCATGCCCCACATCGACGCGCTGCAGCGGTCCACCCGCCGCTGCATCGAGACCGTCCTGGAGGAGACCGGTGTGAGACCGGCGGACATCTCGCACGTGGTGTCCATCGCGATCGGGTCGGTCGTGCTGGACCTGGTGCTCGCCGGCTCACCGCTCAACGTCCGGTCCGGCGAGACCGCCTGGACCTTCGGCCGCCACCTCGGCCATGCCGGGCCGTGCGACGTGCTCCTCGCCCTCGACCGGTTGTTCCGCTCCGGCACCCTGCGGGCCGGGGAACGCATCCTCGTCGTGAGTTTCGGAGTCGGCTTCCGCTGGACCTCCGCGCTGCTCGAGGTCACCCATGATCACGCCGCCGCGGTGCCGGCCGGCCGATCCACCAAGGAATGA
- a CDS encoding cytochrome P450 produces MTDSTAATAASVPLAPRALPLLGHALPLLRDPLAFIMSLAEYRSMVRVRLGPSTAVMICDPALTRQVFLNDRVFDKGGPIYDRISEVIGDGLSTCSYTLHRRQRRLCQPSFHPTRLAGYGVVFARAAQLKAGSWHDGDVLDVTQEMMTLTTRATMETMFSGSLSEETMRRSLADTATIVSAFFRRMMTPPLLRRLPTPRKRRYDHARNRLSATIAEIIAERRADPTDHADLLSALVGAVDEESEDGKKQLNDTELADEALTFFLGGMETTAITLAWALNLLATHPDVQRRLQAETDSVLAGGQLDPAHLPSLGLAARVVTEALRLYPPAWMMTRTLREDAELGGVRLKGGSILVLSPYLLHRRPDLYTEPDRFDPDRWLGAQPDRATYLPFGAGPRKCIGDQFALNEAILALTAIVARWEVSPVDDEPFRPKVETSLSSRGLGLRLSERRTGGAGGTGLRDAAVPRPASAQPSAEPGGACPVKHGER; encoded by the coding sequence ATGACCGACTCGACCGCGGCGACCGCCGCGTCGGTTCCGCTCGCCCCGCGGGCCCTGCCGCTGCTGGGCCACGCGCTGCCGCTGCTCCGCGATCCGCTGGCGTTCATCATGTCCCTGGCCGAGTACCGCTCGATGGTCCGCGTCCGGCTCGGACCGAGTACCGCCGTGATGATCTGCGATCCGGCCCTGACCCGGCAGGTGTTCCTGAACGACCGGGTCTTCGACAAGGGCGGCCCGATCTACGACCGGATCAGCGAGGTCATCGGCGACGGCCTGTCCACCTGCTCGTACACCCTGCACCGGCGGCAGCGGCGGCTGTGCCAGCCGTCGTTCCATCCCACCCGGCTCGCCGGTTACGGGGTGGTGTTCGCCCGCGCCGCCCAGCTGAAGGCGGGCTCCTGGCACGACGGTGATGTCCTCGACGTCACCCAGGAAATGATGACGCTGACGACGCGAGCCACCATGGAGACGATGTTCAGCGGCTCGCTGTCGGAGGAGACCATGCGGCGGTCCCTGGCCGACACCGCCACCATCGTCAGCGCGTTCTTCCGCCGGATGATGACACCGCCCCTGCTGCGCCGGCTGCCGACTCCGCGGAAGCGGCGGTACGACCACGCCCGCAACCGGCTGTCGGCCACCATCGCGGAGATCATCGCCGAACGGCGGGCCGATCCGACCGACCATGCCGACCTGCTCTCCGCACTGGTCGGGGCGGTCGACGAGGAGAGCGAGGACGGCAAGAAGCAGCTCAACGACACCGAACTGGCCGACGAAGCCCTCACGTTCTTCCTCGGCGGGATGGAGACGACGGCGATCACCCTGGCCTGGGCGCTGAACCTGCTCGCCACGCACCCGGACGTCCAGCGCCGCCTCCAGGCCGAGACCGACAGCGTCCTGGCCGGTGGGCAGCTCGATCCCGCACACCTGCCCTCGCTCGGCCTGGCCGCCCGCGTGGTGACCGAGGCACTGCGGCTGTATCCGCCCGCCTGGATGATGACCCGCACCCTCAGGGAGGACGCCGAACTCGGTGGCGTACGGCTCAAGGGCGGCAGCATCCTGGTGCTCAGCCCGTACCTCCTGCACCGCCGGCCCGACCTCTACACCGAGCCCGACCGGTTCGACCCGGACCGCTGGCTCGGCGCCCAGCCCGACCGGGCCACCTACCTCCCGTTCGGTGCCGGCCCCCGTAAGTGCATCGGGGACCAGTTCGCCCTCAATGAAGCCATCCTGGCCCTCACCGCCATCGTCGCGCGCTGGGAGGTGTCCCCCGTCGACGACGAGCCGTTCCGGCCCAAGGTGGAGACCAGCCTGAGTTCGCGCGGGCTGGGCCTGCGGCTCAGTGAGCGGCGGACGGGCGGCGCCGGCGGTACCGGCCTCCGCGACGCGGCCGTGCCGCGACCCGCGTCCGCCCAGCCGTCCGCGGAGCCGGGCGGCGCGTGCCCGGTGAAGCACGGGGAGCGATGA
- a CDS encoding Rieske 2Fe-2S domain-containing protein, whose translation MKPHLKPLVKNLLSSRQADPLAAAPADALHAPSRPYPNGWFCLAFTDEVRPGSVTTRPLAGAEVVLYRTANGTLRAVRPRCPHLGAHLGVGGWVEGEDIVCPFHQFAFGPDGTCVRTGYGEPPPKASLSPYPVCEANGSVYVWWHALGLPPQWDVPLFPMDDRQPFSHDTFDLAGHPQDVIENAFDWGHLPTLHGLKGLDIEGAPVAGQQVGTVTATARGTMMRGFRQSYTLTVIGLATIAARTVLPRGAGSLYVMLHATPTGPGRIQLRFGTKLELSGVPGLPDRMGRAAVMPVARLLSAVLQRVASVDTGADLLMWHHQEHVEHPKLAKGDGPIGRYRQWAQQFYTEPTGGPAPPRPSRTEAIRAEE comes from the coding sequence ATGAAGCCTCACCTGAAGCCGCTGGTGAAGAACCTTCTCAGTTCCCGGCAGGCCGATCCGCTCGCCGCGGCACCGGCCGACGCCCTGCACGCTCCCTCACGCCCTTACCCGAACGGGTGGTTCTGCCTGGCCTTCACCGACGAGGTGCGGCCCGGCTCCGTGACCACCCGTCCGCTGGCGGGCGCGGAGGTCGTCCTGTACCGGACGGCCAACGGCACGCTGCGGGCAGTGCGGCCCCGGTGCCCGCATCTGGGAGCGCATCTCGGGGTCGGCGGATGGGTCGAGGGTGAGGACATCGTCTGCCCCTTCCACCAGTTCGCGTTCGGCCCGGACGGTACCTGCGTACGCACGGGATACGGCGAACCACCGCCGAAGGCGTCCCTGTCGCCGTACCCGGTGTGCGAGGCCAACGGCTCGGTCTATGTGTGGTGGCACGCCCTGGGCCTGCCCCCGCAGTGGGACGTGCCGCTCTTCCCCATGGACGACCGGCAACCGTTCAGCCATGACACGTTCGATCTCGCCGGTCATCCGCAGGACGTCATCGAGAACGCGTTCGACTGGGGTCATCTGCCGACGCTGCACGGTCTGAAGGGTCTCGACATCGAGGGCGCACCGGTGGCCGGACAACAGGTCGGCACCGTCACCGCGACCGCCCGCGGCACCATGATGCGCGGCTTCCGCCAGTCCTACACGCTCACGGTGATCGGACTGGCCACCATCGCGGCGCGGACGGTCCTGCCCCGGGGCGCGGGCAGCCTGTACGTGATGCTCCACGCGACGCCGACCGGTCCGGGACGCATCCAGCTCCGGTTCGGTACGAAGCTGGAGCTGAGCGGCGTCCCCGGCCTGCCCGACAGGATGGGGCGCGCGGCGGTGATGCCCGTCGCCAGGCTGCTCAGCGCCGTACTCCAGCGGGTGGCGAGCGTCGACACCGGCGCGGACCTGCTGATGTGGCATCACCAGGAGCATGTCGAGCATCCGAAGCTCGCCAAGGGGGACGGTCCGATCGGCCGGTACCGGCAGTGGGCGCAGCAGTTCTACACGGAACCCACGGGCGGCCCGGCACCACCGCGGCCCTCCCGTACCGAGGCGATCCGCGCCGAGGAGTGA
- a CDS encoding 3-hydroxyacyl-CoA dehydrogenase family protein, with protein sequence MAAESGTPTAGHRLAVLGAGVMGSGIAALAVGHGIAVSLIDLDRRRLDEAPARIGHQVRMARLMGALPDEAVPGALVTGLSLDRLVAAEDAAPTAVIEAVTEDADAKAKVLADVSALVAPGTPIISNTSAIPIDELARATARPVDLIGTHFMNPPYLIRTVEVIRGRHTGEATLDALRALLAALRRVPVVVGDAPGFVTSRILHPMINDAVRVVAAGTASAESVDRLMQGCLGHPTGPLRTADLIGLDNLVDSLWVLHSRTGDEGCRPCGLLLEMVRAGHLGRKSGRGFYEYEGEHA encoded by the coding sequence ATGGCAGCGGAGAGCGGTACGCCCACAGCGGGGCACCGATTGGCTGTGCTCGGGGCGGGGGTGATGGGGTCGGGCATCGCCGCGCTGGCGGTCGGGCACGGCATCGCGGTGTCGCTGATCGACCTGGACCGGCGCCGGCTGGACGAGGCCCCGGCGAGGATCGGCCACCAGGTGCGGATGGCGCGGCTGATGGGCGCGCTGCCGGACGAGGCCGTCCCCGGCGCTCTCGTCACCGGTCTGTCGCTCGACCGCCTGGTGGCGGCCGAGGACGCGGCACCCACCGCGGTGATCGAGGCGGTCACCGAGGACGCCGACGCCAAGGCGAAGGTGCTCGCGGACGTGTCCGCACTGGTCGCGCCCGGCACCCCGATCATCTCGAACACGTCGGCGATTCCCATCGACGAACTCGCTCGGGCGACGGCACGGCCGGTGGATCTGATCGGCACCCACTTCATGAATCCGCCCTACCTGATCCGGACGGTAGAGGTCATCCGGGGTAGGCACACCGGCGAGGCCACCCTGGACGCGCTGCGGGCACTGCTGGCCGCGCTGCGCCGCGTACCGGTCGTGGTCGGCGACGCGCCGGGTTTCGTCACCAGCCGGATCCTGCACCCCATGATCAACGACGCGGTCCGGGTGGTGGCGGCGGGTACCGCGAGCGCCGAGTCGGTCGACCGGCTCATGCAGGGGTGCCTGGGTCATCCGACGGGACCGCTCCGCACCGCCGACCTCATCGGGCTGGACAACCTGGTCGACTCGCTGTGGGTGCTGCACAGCCGGACCGGTGACGAAGGGTGCCGCCCCTGCGGCCTGTTGCTGGAGATGGTGCGGGCGGGCCACCTCGGCCGCAAGAGCGGGCGCGGCTTCTACGAGTACGAGGGAGAACACGCATGA
- a CDS encoding acyl carrier protein translates to MPSDRPVPEPVDGPGSVRTDLLRFLERQTGRAWATDADVFGSGGLSSLFAMELVVHLERTYGIAIRGSDLRMENFRTVLRMAALVERLRQPAPGGSHA, encoded by the coding sequence ATGCCATCCGACCGGCCGGTGCCGGAACCCGTCGACGGCCCGGGAAGCGTCCGGACGGACCTGCTGAGGTTCCTGGAGCGGCAGACGGGGAGGGCCTGGGCGACCGATGCGGACGTCTTCGGTTCCGGTGGGTTGTCCTCGCTCTTCGCCATGGAGCTGGTGGTGCATCTGGAGCGGACGTACGGTATCGCCATCCGCGGCTCCGACCTGCGGATGGAGAACTTCCGTACGGTGCTGCGGATGGCCGCTCTGGTCGAACGGCTCCGGCAGCCGGCCCCGGGCGGCTCCCATGCGTGA